In one window of Mesoplodon densirostris isolate mMesDen1 chromosome 4, mMesDen1 primary haplotype, whole genome shotgun sequence DNA:
- the RCN2 gene encoding reticulocalbin-2 isoform X3: MCPRLAGAMRLGPRPATLGLLLLCAAAAGAGEAEELHYPRGEHRADYDREALLGGEEEVDEYVKLTPEEQHKRLKSIIKKIDLDSDGFLTESELSSWIQMSFKHYAVQEAKQQFVEYDKNTDGSVSWDEYNIQMYDRVIDFDENTALDDAEEESFRQDKKRFEKANQDSDPGLNLEEFIAFEHPEEVDYMTEFVIQEALEEHDKNGDGFVSLEEFLGDYKRDPTANEDPEWILVEKDRFLNDYDKDADGRLDPQELLSWVVPNNQGIAQEEALHLIDEVDLNSDKKLSEAEIMESQDLFLTSEATDYGRQLHDEYFYHDEL; this comes from the exons ATGTGTCCGCGGCTGGCCGGCGCGATGCGGCTGGGCCCGAGGCCCGCTACGCTGGGGCTGCTCCTGCTGTGCGCCGCGGCAGCCGGCGCCGGGGAGGCCGAGGAGTTGCACTACCCACGGGGAGAGCACCGCGCCGACTACGACCGCGAGGCGCTGCTGGGCGGCGAG GAAGAAGTCGATGAATATGTTAAACTCACCCCCGAAGAGCAGCACAAAAGACTGAAGTCAATCATAAAGAAAATTGACTTGGACTCAGATGGCTTTCTCACCGAAA GTGAACTCAGTTCATGGATTCAAATGTCTTTTAAACATTATGCTGTGCAAGAAGCGAAACAACAGTTTGTTGAATATGATAAAAACACTGATGGTAGTGTGTCGTGGGATGAATACAATATTCAGATGTATGATCGCGTAATCGACTTTGATGAGAACACTGCTCTGGATGATGCAGAAGAGGAGTCTTTTAGGCAG GACAAGAAGCGATTTGAAAAAGCTAACCAGGATTCAGATCCTGGTTTGAATCTTGAAGAATTTATTGCTTTTGAGCATCCTGAAGAAGTTGATTACATGACG GAATTTGTCATTCAAGAGGCTTTAGAAGAACATGACAAAAATGGTGATGGATTTGTTAGTTTGGAAGAATTTCTTGGTGACTACAAGCGGGACCCAA cagCAAATGAAGATCCAGAGTGGATACTCGTTGAGAAAGATAGATTCCTGAATGATTATGACAAAGATGCTGACGGCAGGCTTGATCCCCAAGAGCTGTTGTCTTGGGTAGTACCCAATAATCAGGGCATTGCACAAGAAGAG gctcTTCATCTAATTGATGAAGTGGATTTGAATAGTGACAAAAAGCTGTCTGAAGCAGAGATTATGGAGAGCCAGGACTTGTTTCTTACCAGCGAAGCCACAGATTATGGCAGACAGCTTCATGATGAATATTTCTATCACGATGAGCTTTAA
- the RCN2 gene encoding reticulocalbin-2 isoform X1, whose protein sequence is MCPRLAGAMRLGPRPATLGLLLLCAAAAGAGEAEELHYPRGEHRADYDREALLGGEEEVDEYVKLTPEEQHKRLKSIIKKIDLDSDGFLTESELSSWIQMSFKHYAVQEAKQQFVEYDKNTDGSVSWDEYNIQMYDRVIDFDENTALDDAEEESFRQLHLKDKKRFEKANQDSDPGLNLEEFIAFEHPEEVDYMTEFVIQEALEEHDKNGDGFVSLEEFLGDYKRDPTANEDPEWILVEKDRFLNDYDKDADGRLDPQELLSWVVPNNQGIAQEEALHLIDEVDLNSDKKLSEAEIMESQDLFLTSEATDYGRQLHDEYFYHDEL, encoded by the exons ATGTGTCCGCGGCTGGCCGGCGCGATGCGGCTGGGCCCGAGGCCCGCTACGCTGGGGCTGCTCCTGCTGTGCGCCGCGGCAGCCGGCGCCGGGGAGGCCGAGGAGTTGCACTACCCACGGGGAGAGCACCGCGCCGACTACGACCGCGAGGCGCTGCTGGGCGGCGAG GAAGAAGTCGATGAATATGTTAAACTCACCCCCGAAGAGCAGCACAAAAGACTGAAGTCAATCATAAAGAAAATTGACTTGGACTCAGATGGCTTTCTCACCGAAA GTGAACTCAGTTCATGGATTCAAATGTCTTTTAAACATTATGCTGTGCAAGAAGCGAAACAACAGTTTGTTGAATATGATAAAAACACTGATGGTAGTGTGTCGTGGGATGAATACAATATTCAGATGTATGATCGCGTAATCGACTTTGATGAGAACACTGCTCTGGATGATGCAGAAGAGGAGTCTTTTAGGCAG ctTCATTTAAAGGACAAGAAGCGATTTGAAAAAGCTAACCAGGATTCAGATCCTGGTTTGAATCTTGAAGAATTTATTGCTTTTGAGCATCCTGAAGAAGTTGATTACATGACG GAATTTGTCATTCAAGAGGCTTTAGAAGAACATGACAAAAATGGTGATGGATTTGTTAGTTTGGAAGAATTTCTTGGTGACTACAAGCGGGACCCAA cagCAAATGAAGATCCAGAGTGGATACTCGTTGAGAAAGATAGATTCCTGAATGATTATGACAAAGATGCTGACGGCAGGCTTGATCCCCAAGAGCTGTTGTCTTGGGTAGTACCCAATAATCAGGGCATTGCACAAGAAGAG gctcTTCATCTAATTGATGAAGTGGATTTGAATAGTGACAAAAAGCTGTCTGAAGCAGAGATTATGGAGAGCCAGGACTTGTTTCTTACCAGCGAAGCCACAGATTATGGCAGACAGCTTCATGATGAATATTTCTATCACGATGAGCTTTAA
- the RCN2 gene encoding reticulocalbin-2 isoform X2, whose protein sequence is MCPRLAGAMRLGPRPATLGLLLLCAAAAGAGEAEELHYPRGEHRADYDREALLGGEEEVDEYVKLTPEEQHKRLKSIIKKIDLDSDGFLTESELSSWIQMSFKHYAVQEAKQQFVEYDKNTDGSVSWDEYNIQMYDRVIDFDENTALDDAEEESFRQLHLKDKKRFEKANQDSDPGLNLEEFIAFEHPEEVDYMTEFVIQEALEEHDKNGDGFVSLEEFLGDYKRDPTNEDPEWILVEKDRFLNDYDKDADGRLDPQELLSWVVPNNQGIAQEEALHLIDEVDLNSDKKLSEAEIMESQDLFLTSEATDYGRQLHDEYFYHDEL, encoded by the exons ATGTGTCCGCGGCTGGCCGGCGCGATGCGGCTGGGCCCGAGGCCCGCTACGCTGGGGCTGCTCCTGCTGTGCGCCGCGGCAGCCGGCGCCGGGGAGGCCGAGGAGTTGCACTACCCACGGGGAGAGCACCGCGCCGACTACGACCGCGAGGCGCTGCTGGGCGGCGAG GAAGAAGTCGATGAATATGTTAAACTCACCCCCGAAGAGCAGCACAAAAGACTGAAGTCAATCATAAAGAAAATTGACTTGGACTCAGATGGCTTTCTCACCGAAA GTGAACTCAGTTCATGGATTCAAATGTCTTTTAAACATTATGCTGTGCAAGAAGCGAAACAACAGTTTGTTGAATATGATAAAAACACTGATGGTAGTGTGTCGTGGGATGAATACAATATTCAGATGTATGATCGCGTAATCGACTTTGATGAGAACACTGCTCTGGATGATGCAGAAGAGGAGTCTTTTAGGCAG ctTCATTTAAAGGACAAGAAGCGATTTGAAAAAGCTAACCAGGATTCAGATCCTGGTTTGAATCTTGAAGAATTTATTGCTTTTGAGCATCCTGAAGAAGTTGATTACATGACG GAATTTGTCATTCAAGAGGCTTTAGAAGAACATGACAAAAATGGTGATGGATTTGTTAGTTTGGAAGAATTTCTTGGTGACTACAAGCGGGACCCAA CAAATGAAGATCCAGAGTGGATACTCGTTGAGAAAGATAGATTCCTGAATGATTATGACAAAGATGCTGACGGCAGGCTTGATCCCCAAGAGCTGTTGTCTTGGGTAGTACCCAATAATCAGGGCATTGCACAAGAAGAG gctcTTCATCTAATTGATGAAGTGGATTTGAATAGTGACAAAAAGCTGTCTGAAGCAGAGATTATGGAGAGCCAGGACTTGTTTCTTACCAGCGAAGCCACAGATTATGGCAGACAGCTTCATGATGAATATTTCTATCACGATGAGCTTTAA